A single genomic interval of Gossypium raimondii isolate GPD5lz chromosome 11, ASM2569854v1, whole genome shotgun sequence harbors:
- the LOC105801337 gene encoding uncharacterized protein LOC105801337, with amino-acid sequence MESTALNGRMARWQILLSEFDIVYVSQKAVKGSAIADFLASRALEDYEPLSFDFPNEDLMCIAATEENPQKGHRWRLNFDGASNAVGNGIGAVLVSPNGDHYPFTCKLDFVCTNNMVKYEACIMGIRAAIERRIKVLKVYGDSTLVIYQLRGEWETRDPKLVCYRNLVLELIKEFEDITFCYLPRDENQMADALATLASMIKATEHEKRTLRRLAIDYVLDGEILYKRGKDQLAYDVEDVIENFALKIGSKNKDGLPSCIKRSMCILIEG; translated from the exons atggagtcaactgctttGAATGGGAGGATGGCTCGATGGCAGATCTTACTGtctgaatttgatattgtcTATGTGAGCCAAAAGGCTGTGAAAGGGAGTGCAATTGCTGActttctagctagtagagctTTGGAGGACTACGAGCCATTGAGTtttgatttcccgaatgaagaCCTGATGTGTATAGCCGCTACTGAAGAAAATCCCCAAAAAGGTCACCGTTGGAGgctaaactttgatggagcctcgAACGCTGTGggcaatggaattggggcagtcttaGTATCCCCGAATGGTgatcattatcctttcactTGCAAATTGGATTTTGTTTGCACAAACAACATGGTAAAATACgaagcatgcatcatgggtatTCGTGCAGCTATAGAGCGAAGAATCAAAGTGTTAAAGGTCTATGGAGATTCGACATTGGTGATATATCAGCTCAGGGGTGAGTGGGAAACGAGAGATCCCAAATTAGTCTGTTATCGAAATTTGGTCCTTGAATTGATTAAAGAGTTTGAGGACATCACTTTTtgctatctcccacgagatgagaACCAGATGGCTGATGCACTAGCTACTTTAGCCTCTATGATCAAG GCAACTGAGCATGAAAAGAGAACTCTGAGAAGGCTAGCCATTGATTacgtcttagatggggagatcttaTACAAGAGGGGAAAAGATCAG CTTGCTTATGATGTTGAGGATGTTATTGAGAATTTTGCTCTCAAGATTGGGTCCAAAAACAAAGATGGTCTTCCAAGTTGTATTAAAAGATCAATGTGCATTTTGATCGAAGGGTGA
- the LOC105801338 gene encoding uncharacterized protein LOC105801338: MNGEMIENAIRSWKIDAGESNRRSASRRKESEVNNTSIYNKGFSKSVTVSQPGKVAASQQSSSRQEVGTRQNVERPQFTSIPMLYRELYQNLFDAHVVSPFYLKPLQPPYPKWYDANAQCNYHARITGHSIENCTAFKKLVKRLIGMGVVKFDDSTKVKNPLPNHTDGGVNIGEDRLIKADILDLKTPLRWVWKEMVKRGLIVSEGSCEKRRNYCEFHHEVGHEIQECTRFRALIQGMMDNRELEFCKGVQEESYVCASELALGVPKANRPVVIISRPQNSEVGARITPKVIIQKSAVFAYKDNRRVPWSYDCNVTIPGKEDVINKEEQDEGRHHEQMKARVEPIREETSVEKKKNVVEPELLVNEPIKEEEAREFLKFIKHSEYSVVEQLHKQPARISVLALLLNSEGHRNALLKVLNETYVADDISINKLDRLVGNISADNFISFSDDEILPGGIGSTRALHITAKCKGCMLPGVLVDNGSALNVLPLSTLNRLPMDSSHMRSCQNMVRAFDGTERKVMGRIDIPLLIGPTFYEVDFLVMDIKSSYSFLLGRPWIHAAGAVPSSLHQKLKLVSEGWVVTIDAEEDIIASVTNNAPYLETSDDAIECSFRSLEFVNATFIFEGNKIPMPRISKTTKMGLQLTGRVETPVLKDKQDRFGLGYKPDARQKRIEQEKKRERRMARLTGDEVKWEPMTFPHLSKTFVSGGFIYQGMLRVRSINTELESIHAVYEEATGGKTLPDIRPYESGRALNNWTAEKIPVVFRISSE, translated from the exons atgaatggtgagatgatagagaatgcCATCAGGAGTTGGAAGATCGATGCGGGAGAGAGTAACAGAAGATCGGCCTCGAGAAGGAAGGAGAGCGAGGTGAATAACACGAGTATATACAACAAGGGTTTCTCGAAGTCAGTAACAGTGAGCCAGCCAGGAAAGGTGGCTGCCAGTCAGCAAAGCTCGTCGAGACAGGAGGTCGGTACAAGGCAAAATGTTGAGAGGCCCCAATTCACGTCAATTCCTATGTTATACAGGGAActataccaaaatttatttgacGCACACGTAGTTTCCCCTTTCTATCTGAAGCCCTTGCAacccccgtatcccaaatggtacgatgCGAATGCACAGTGCAATTATCATGCGAGAATAAcagggcattctatagaaaactgTACGGCCTTTAAGAAGTTGGTTAAAAGGCTCATTGGTATGGgtgtcgttaaatttgatgactCGACCAAGGTAAAAAACCCATTACCAAACCACACTGATGGTGGGGTAAATATAGGCGAAGACAGATTGATCAAGGCAGACATTCTGGATTTGAAAACTCCTTTGAGATGGGTCTGGAAGGAGATGGTGAAAAGGGGACTAATCGTCTCAGAAGGAAGTTGTGAAAAGAGGAggaactactgtgagttccaccaTGAAGTGGGGCATGAAATCCAAGAGTGTACGAGGTTCAGAGCCCTGATACAAGGTATGATGGATAATAGGGAGCTGGAATTCTGTAAAGGAGTTCAAGAGGAGAGTTATGTATGCGCATCGGAGTTGGCATTGGGAGTCCCGAAGGCTAACCGtcctgtggtcatcatctcgCGACCTCAGAACAGTGAGGTTGGGGCACGAATAACACCAAAAGTAATCATTCAAAAATCGGCTGTGTTTGCATATAAGGATAACAGGAGGGTTCCTTGGAGTTACGATTGTAATGTGACAATCCCGGGGAAGGAGGATGTAATCAATAAAGAGGAACAGGATGAAGGAAGGCACCACGAACAGATGAAAGCACGAGTAGAGCCAATAAGGGAAGAAACTTCAgttgaaaagaagaagaatgtgGTCGAACCTGAATTGTTGGTCAATGAACCAATCAAAGAGGAGGAAGCTAGAGAGTTCTTGAAGTTCATAAAGCATAGCGAGTATAGCGTTGTGGAACAGCTGCACAAACAACCAGCTCGCATATCTGTGCTAGCTTTACTCCTGAACTCGGAGGGACATCGAAATGCACTACTGAAGgtgctaaatgaaacttatgttGCCGACGATATCTCTATTAACAAGTTGGATCGACTGGTCGGTAATATAAGCGCTGATAACTTCATCTCTTTTAGCGATGATGAAATACTACCTGGGGGTATAGGATCTACTAGAGCTTTACACATCACTGCAAAGTGTAAAGGGTGCATGTTACCAGGAGTTCTGGTAGACAACGGGTCGGCACTGAATGTATTGCCTCTATCCACGCTCAACAGGCTACCTATGGATAGTTCACATATGAGGTCGTGCCAGAATATGGTGAGAGCATTTGATGGCACCGAGAGGAaagtcatgggaagaattgacaTACCCTTGTTAATTGGCCCAACTTTCTATGAGGTAGACTTTTTGGTTATGGACATCAAGTCTTCTTACAGTTTCCTATTAGGAAGGCCGTGGATTCATGCAGCAGGTGCGGTACCGTCATCGTTacatcaaaaattgaagctaGTGTCAGAAGGCTGGGTAGTGACGATAGATGCTGAAGAGGATATCATTGCATCTGTGACTAACAATGCGCCTTATTTGGAGACGAGTGATGATGCAATCGAGTGCTCTTTCCGTTCcttggagtttgtaaatgcaacattCATCTTTGAGGGAAATAAGATCCCGATGCCGAGAATATCAAAGACCACAAAGATGGGGCTGCAATTGACA GGCCGAGTTGAGACTCCAGTGTTGAAAGACAAGCAGGAccgttttggcttaggatacaagccagatgCTAGGCAGAAGAGGATAGAGCAGGAAAAGAAGCGAGAGAGAAGAATGGCTCGTTTGACAGGTGATGAAGTCAAATGGGAACCCATGACCTTTCCTCACCTATCCAAGACTTTTGTATCGGGAGGATTCATCTATCAAGGAATGCTAAGGGTCAGAAGTATTAACACGGAGTTAGAGAGTATTCATGCCGTATATGAAGAAGCGACGGGAGGAAAAACTTTGCCGGATATTCGTCCTTACGAGTCGGGAAGGGCGCTAAACAACTGGACTGCAGAAAAAATACCTGTAGTTTTTAGGATTTCCTCAGAGTAA
- the LOC105801339 gene encoding uncharacterized protein LOC105801339, which translates to MTFHYKGVGSYSIQREKGDSLAVGHVSELWDFTRVSVAQNNLQELKEIWDQWDNEVGQLFYLNYGDLPYLLDMKVDKRLFRALAQFWNPAYSCFTFGKVDLVPTIEEYTALLRCSNVQVDRIYSKAVNVPTFLRKLMNITGMSEQWVTTRIKQKGDSRCIPWKGLKDLILAHPDARKKVDVFALSIYGLILFPKILGHVDEAVTDLFDRLDKGVTPVPVILAETFRSLNACRRTGEGRFIGCAQLLLAWFHSHFWKVDKVSYQVFSESYSPLKEVVATSRRDDISEEKWMAVFQSLQEEDIEWRAPWLLPDEILYRCGDFDWVPLLGIWGAVGYTPLLVLRQYRSRQFVPATQGLAKCEFSYKDDGYKRKAREMANT; encoded by the exons ATGACATTTCATTATAAAGGCGTTGGTTCATATTCG ATACAGCGTGAAAAAGGTGACAGTTTGGCCGTGGGACACGTATCAGAGTTATGGGACTTCACTCGTGTTAGCGTAGCTCAGAACAACTTGCAGGAGTTGAAGGAGATTTGGGATCAATGGGATAATGAGGTTGGGCAGTTATTCTATTTAAATTATGGGGATTTACCTTATTTGCTTGACatgaaggtagacaagcgtCTGTTTCGAGCTCttgcccagttttggaatccgGCCTACAGTTGCTTCACATTCGGAAAGGTTGATCTGGTGCCTACAATAGAGGAGTACACGGCTTTACTTCGATGTTCGAATGTTCAAGTGGATAGAATTTATTCAAAAGCGGTAAATGTACCAACCTTCTTGAGGAAGTTGATGAAtataacagggatgagtgagcagtgggttacAACTCGGATTAAGCAAAAAGGGGATAGTAGGTGTATTCCTTGGAAAGGTTTGAAGGACCTCATTTTAGCACACCCAGATGCGAGGAAGAAAGTAGACGTCTTTGCTCTAAGTATATATGGTCTAATTTTGTTTCCTAAGATCTTGGGACATGTTGACGAGGCGGTCACTGATTTATTCGATCGGCTTGATAAGGGAGTTACACCAGTCCCGgtaattttggcagaaacctttaGATCATTGAATGCATGTCGAAGAACGGGAGAGggtagatttattggatgtgcgCAGCTACTACTTGCGTGGTTCCacagccacttttggaaggttgatAAGGTTTCATATCAAGTCTTCTCTGAGAGTTATTCACCGTTGAAAGAGGTAGTGGCTACGTCAAGGAGAGATGACATCTCGGAGGAGAAATGGATGGCAGTCTTTCAGAGTCTGCAAGAAGAAGATATCGAGTGGAGAGCTCCGTGGTTGCTTCCAGATGAAATCCTATATAGGTGTGGGGATTTCGACTGGGTTCCGTTGCTCgggatttggggagctgttggttATACCCCATTGCTAGTGTTAAGACAATACAGGTCAAGACAGTTTGTGCCTGCAACACAGGGATTAGCCAAGTGTGAATTCTCATACAAGGATGATGGCTACAAAAGAAAGGCTCGTGAGATGGCCAATACATAG
- the LOC105801336 gene encoding LOW QUALITY PROTEIN: probable purine permease 11 (The sequence of the model RefSeq protein was modified relative to this genomic sequence to represent the inferred CDS: inserted 1 base in 1 codon) translates to MEIIEAQHDSKSEPQTPHPEESTTTTTDQPPIFSPDNRWKPWLLIALNILFLLAGQSAAVLLTKFYFNNGGKSKWMASLMQTAGFPLLYLPLLFFPSFNKQSPSSSNNITHYVVYFSLGCLLGIDNFMYTVGVKPLSISTYSLLCASQLVFNAIFSVVINCKKLGILTLNSIIFITVSASMVAIHPDSSETKRDEKNPVRKNEHTIGFISTVGASAGYALLLSLTQFSFDKILKKDTFSVVFEMQIYTSLVSSFVCLLGLFXSLEFMDLKSEMEKFDEGKVIYVVSLIGIALAWQICTVGVVGLIYLVSSLFSNVVSMLSLPFVPVVGVLLYKEKMDAIKVLAMLFTLWGFASYIYQQYLDDKKSKKKESQEIEASKSEV, encoded by the exons ATGGAAATAATTGAAGCTCAGCATGACAGCAAATCag AACCTCAAACACCTCATCCAGAGGAAtcaaccaccaccaccaccgaTCAACCTCCAATATTCAGCCCTGACAACCGCTGGAAACCGTGGCTTCTAATAGCACTCAACATCTTATTCCTCCTCGCCGGTCAATCTGCAGCCGTTCTGTTAACCAAATTCTACTTCAACAATGGAGGAAAAAGTAAATGGATGGCATCTCTCATGCAAACAGCTGGTTTCCCTCTCCTTTACCTCCCACTTCTCTTCTTCCCTTCCTTTAACAAGCAGTCCCCAAGCTCCTCCAACAACATAACCCATTATGTGGTCTACTTTTCCCTCGGTTGTCTGCTAGGCATTGATAACTTCATGTATACAGTTGGCGTTAAACCACtttccatttcaacatattccCTCCTTTGTGCAAGCCAATTGGTATTCAATGCCATCTTTTCGGTGGTTATCAACTGCAAAAAGCTCGGTATCCTAACGCTTAACTCGATCATCTTCATTACCGTATCAGCTTCAATGGTTGCAATTCATCCCGACAGTTCTGAGACCAAAAGAGATGAGAAAAATCCAGTAAGAAAGAATGAACATACCATTGGGTTTATATCAACAGTTGGTGCTTCTGCAGGCTATGCTTTATTGCTGTCTCTAACACAATTCTCATTTGACAAAATACTGAAAAAGGACACATTTAGTGTTGTGTTTGAAATGCAGATTTACACTTCATTGGTTTCGAGTTTCGTTTGCTTGTTGGGGTTGT TGAGTTTGGAATTCATGGATTTAAAGTCCGAAATGGAGAAATTTGATGAAGGGAAGGTGATTTATGTAGTGAGTTTGATTGGAATAGCTTTGGCATGGCAGATTTGTACAGTGGGAGTAGTGGGATTGATCTATTTGGTGTCATCTTTGTTCTCAAATGTTGTGAGTATGCTTAGTTTGCCATTTGTTCCAGTTGTTGGTGTTCTGCTTTATAAGGAGAAAATGGATGCAATTAAGGTGTTGGCAATGTTGTTCACTCTTTGGGGATTTGCTTCTTATATCTACCAACAATATCTTGATGATAAAAAGTCAAAGAAAAAGGAATCCCAAGAAATCGAAGCTTCAAAATCTGAAGTTTAA